Proteins encoded within one genomic window of Humulus lupulus chromosome 1, drHumLupu1.1, whole genome shotgun sequence:
- the LOC133812716 gene encoding protein MICRORCHIDIA 2-like, whose translation MPLKSEKDLVEICISDEEDDGGAGGSVGNSDASSNKAASETDPPHEPQSQSPSDNRTSTIATTTSDPSILDYRSFWKAGSYAVNSSIKPPSSQDQLEHARVHPKFLHSNATSHKWAFGAIAELLDNAVDEIHSGATFVKVDKIDVMKDNTPALLFQDDGGGMDPECIRKCMSLGYSSKKTNTTIGQYGNGFKTSTMRLGADVIVFSRSARKSQATQSVGLLSYTFLRKTGQDDVIVPMVDFDISSNWAEPIIYGSHDDWSSNMKTILEWSPFSSKEELMLQFEDIGAHGTKVIIYNLWLNDEGIYELNFDDDDEDIRLRDEANRGSSTKLNKKIAEIQSHISYRIRYSLRAYASILYLRKFANFNIILRGKPVEQFNIADELQYPMIVPYRPQMGTIIAEAVETKLGFIKEAPALPVCGFNVYHKNRLIRPFWKVTVDGTSKGSGVVGVLEANFIEPAHDKQDFERSSLYIRLETRLKQMVNDYWKNNCHHMGYQIPGTSVSKKQKDHPVQNQSSVGHTANVEKQLPANRTTVGLPANATQDLRNSVPPGFGPRTNIHSNLSAGLNEVVDLVDAADETESLSVDQICEENVQLFLRCEEHVKKHTELKQMIASLEKNLEESKRKCIQLAAYVETKKKQNLSNQTSEKV comes from the exons ATGCCACTGAAATCCGAGAAAGATCTGGTTGAAATTTGCATTAGCGACGAAGAAGACGACGGTGGTGCCGGCGGTAGTGTGGGGAATAGCGATGCTTCCTCTAACAAAGCAGCTTCTGAGACCGACCCACCTCATGAACCTCAATCTCAATCTCCCTCGGATAACCGCACTTCTACAATTGCAACTACTACTTCCGACCCTTCAATCTTGGATTACCGTAGTTTCTGGAAAGCCGGCTCTTATGCCGTTAACTCCTCTATCAAGCCCCCTTCCTCCCAAG ATCAATTGGAGCATGCTCGTGTTCATCCCAAGTTTCTTCATTCTAATGCCACCTCGCATAAATGGGCTTTTGGAG CCATAGCTGAACTGTTGGATAATGCAGTTGATGAG ATACACAGTGGTGCAACCTTTGTGAAGGTTGATAAGATTGATGTCATGAAGGATAATACTCCAGCTTTACTCTTCCAAG ATGACGGTGGTGGAATGGATCCTGAATGCATTCGGAAATGTATGAGCTTAGGCTATTCTTCGAAGAAGACAAACACGACTATTGGGCAAT ATGGTAATGGATTCAAGACGAGTACCATGAGATTAGGTGCTGACGTTATTGTTTTCAGTCGTTCAGCTCGTAAAAG CCAAGCTACTCAGAGTGTTGGACTTTTATCATATACATTTTTAAGAAAAACTGGGCAGGACGATGTTATTGTTCCAATG GTTGATTTTGACATTAGTTCTAACTGGGCAGAACCAATAATTTATGGTTCACATGATGATTGGTCTTCTAACATGAAAACAATCCTTGAGTGGTCTCCATTTTCATCAAAAGAGGAGCTCATGCTACAG TTTGAGGATATTGGAGCTCATGGAACAAAAGTAATTATATACAATTTGTGGCTGAATGATGAAGGCATATATGAGCTGAATTTTGATGACGATGATGAG GATATTCGGTTGAGAGATGAAGCTAATCGTGGAAGTTCAactaaattaaacaaaaaaatagctGAAATACAATCCCATATATCTTACCGGATCCGCTACTCATTAAGG GCATATGCCTCCATCCTGTACCTCAGAAAATTTGCAAACTTCAATATAATACTAAGGGGGAAACCTGTAGAGCAATTTAATATAGCAGATGAGTTGCAATATCCAATGATTGTACCATACAGGCCCCAGATGGGTACAATAATAGCTGAG GCGGTGGAAACAAAACTTGGGTTTATAAAAGAGGCACCTGCTCTTCCAGTTTGTGGATTCAATGTTTACCATAAAAATCGCCTCATCAGG CCATTCTGGAAAGTCACTGTTGATGGTACTTCAAAAGGGAGTGGTGTTGTTG GAGTTCTTGAAGCAAATTTTATAGAGCCTGCACATGACAAGCAAGATTTTGAGAGGTCATCATTATATATTCGGCTTGAAACTAGGCTGAAACAAATGGTTAATGATTACTG GAAAAACAACTGTCACCATATGGGATATCAGATTCCCGGCACCAGTGTAAGCAAGAAACAAAAGGATCACCCTGTACAAAATCAATCTTCTGTTGGACATACCGCCAATGTCGAGAAGCAGTTGCCAGCCAATCGAACTACTGTTGGTCTTCCAGCTAATGCCACACAGGATTTAAGGAATAGTGTACCACCTGGATTTGGTCCGAGAACTAATATTCACAGTAATTTGTCTGCT GGATTGAATGAAGTAGTTGACCTAGTAGATGCGGCAGATGAAACAGAATCCTTGTCCGTTGATCAGATATGTGAAGAAAATGTCCAACTTTTCCTGAG GTGTGAAGAACATGTGAAAAAACATACTGAATTAAAACAGATG ATTGCAAGCTTGGAGAAGAATCTGGAGGAGTCCAAAAGGAAGTGCATTCAACTTGCAGCCTATGTTGAGACTAAGAAGAAGCAAAACTTGTCAAATCAAACTTCTGAAAAGGTTTGA
- the LOC133812717 gene encoding uncharacterized protein LOC133812717 encodes MRKRDLAILMLSAFAIFFSLHHEGDFSFREAWMHLTDEYPIKFEGERLPPPIVADLNGDGKREILVATYDAKIQILEPHSRRVDEGFSDARVIAEVSLLPDKVRVSSGRRAVAMATGVIDRQKPGKAVRQVLVVVTSGWTVMCFDSNLKKLWENNLQEDFPHNAHHREIAISVSNYTLKHGDSGLVIVGGRMEVQPHILLDPFEEIAAEKSSEQRGRSTTEKKEGSENPGTADSRHFKFYAFAGGSGAIRWRGKNENVEGHSSDASRLIPQHNYKLDVQALNSRHPGEYECREFRESILGVMPHHWDRREDTLLKLAHFRKHKRKTLKKTPGKSLTLPFHKPEEKNRPGKDSTKKIPNLIGKVTERAGSSKLKKPLPYIPTITNYTQLWWLPNVIVAHLKEGIEAVHLATGRTVCKLHLQEGGLHADINGDGVLDHVQAVGGNGAVQTVVSGSMEVLRPCWAVATSGVPVREQLFNASICHHSPFNLFQHAEFSRHFGRSQDLVSVEVATPILIPRNDGHRHRKGSHGDVVFLTNRGEVTSYAPGLHGHGADWQWHLSTAATWSNLPSPSGMMEAGTVIPTLKAFSLRVHDNREVILAAGEQEAVVISPGGSILASIELPAPPTHALVSEDFSNDGLTDLILVTSTGVYGFVQTRQPGALFFSTLVGCLILVMGVIFVTQHLNSGKGKPRASSGAR; translated from the exons ATGAGGAAGCGAGATTTGGCCATTCTTATGCTCTCTGCTTTCgctatcttcttctctcttcat CATGAGGGTGATTTCTCTTTCCGTGAGGCGTGGATGCATCTCACGGATGAGTACCCAATTAAGTTCGAGGGCGAACGTTTGCCGCCTCCTATTGTCGCTGATCTCAACGGTGATGGCAAGAGAGAAATCCTCGTCGCCACATACGATGCCAAAATTCAg ATTTTGGAACCACACAGTCGGCGTGTGGATGAAGGGTTCAGTGATGCGCGTGTGATCGCAGAAGTGAGCCTTTTGCCTGACAAAGTTCGTGTCTCCTCTGGGAGACGTGCTGTAGCGATGGCTACTGGGGTTATTGACCGTCAAAAACCAGGGAAAGCCGTGAGGCAGGTCCTTGTCGTTGTCACATCGGGTTGGACCGTCATGTGTTTCGATTCTAACCTCAAAAAGCTCTGGGAAAACAATTTGCAG GAGGATTTTCCTCATAATGCTCACCATAGGGAGATAGCAATCTCAGTTAGCAATTATACTCTGAAGCATGGAGATTCAGGACTGGTTATTGTTGGTGGAAGAATGGAAGTGCAGCCTCAT ATTCTTTTGGATCCTTTTGAAGAAATAGCAGCAGAGAAAAGTTCCGAGCAGCGAGGAAGAAGCACAACCGAAAAGAAGGAG GGATCTGAAAATCCAGGAACTGCAGACTCACGTCATTTTAAATTTTATGCATTTGCTGGTGGCTCTGGCGCGATCAGATGGCGTGGAAAGAATGAG AATGTTGAAGGTCATTCTTCAGATGCATCACGGTTGATTCCTCAGCATAACTACAAGCTTGATGTTCAGGCACTGAATAGTCGCCATCCAGGAGAG TATGAATGCAGGGAATTCAGAGAATCAATTCTTGGAGTCATGCCACACCACTGG GATAGGAGAGAGGATACTTTGTTAAAACTAGCGCATTTCAGGAAGCATAAAAGGAAAACCTTGAAGAAGACACCTGGAAAGTCGCTTACCTTACCTTTCCACAAGCCTGAGGAAAAGAATCGGCCCGGGAAGGACTCAACAAAGAAAATTCCAAACTTAATCGGGAAAGTTACTGAGCGTGCAGGGTCCTCAAAATTAAAGAAG CCTTTACCTTATATTCCCACCATAACAAACTACACTCAGCTTTGGTGGCTCCCCAATGTCATTGTGGCTCATCTGAAGGAAGGAATAGAAGCTGTTCATCTGGCAACTGGCCGCACTGTTTGCAAG CTTCATCTTCAAGAAGGGGGCCTTCATGCTGATATTAATGGTGATGGAGTCCTAGATCATGTACAG GCTGTGGGGGGAAATGGGGCAGTGCAGACAGTTGTTAGTGGATCTATGGAAGTGCTGCGGCCTTGTTGGGCCGTGGCAACCTCTGGTGTACCAGTGCGAGAACAGCTTTTTAATGCCTCTATATGTCATCATTCTCCTTTTAACTTGTTCCAGCATGCAGAATTTAGTAGGCACTTTGGTCGAAGTCAAGATTTAGTCTCTGTGGAGGTAGCAACACCCATCCTCATACCAAGAAATGATGGCCATAGGCATCGCAAGGGAAGTCATGGTGATGTTGTATTTTTGACAAATCGGGGAGAG GTAACATCATACGCCCCAGGCTTGCATGGACATGGTGCTGATTGGCAGTGGCATCTTTCAACAGCTGCTACTTGGTCAAATCTTCCATCTCCCTCCGGGATGATGGAAGCTGGTACAGTCATCCCTACGCTTAAAGCATTTTCCTTGCGTGTTCATGATAATAGAGAAGTGATCCTTGCAGCTGGAGAACAAGAGGCTGTAGTTATTTCTCCAGGAGGAAGTATTTTAGCATCAATAGAGCTCCCGGCACCACCTACACATGCATTGGTCAGTGAGGACTTCTCAAATGATGGGCTGACCGACCTCATTCTGGTGACCTCCAccggtgtttatggttttgtccAGACCAGGCAACCAGGTGCCCTCTTCTTCAGCACGCTGGTTGGCTGCCTTATACTTGTAATGGGTGTCATATTTGTTACCCAGCACCTAAACTCTGGGAAGGGGAAACCTCGGGCTTCATCAGGTGCTCGGTGA
- the LOC133781357 gene encoding glutathione S-transferase T3-like has product MEKSSIDLNCEISSSETQPEHDVEGLENVVLHNEDESRHKGKVKWSKEATILLISGWLNTSKDAIVGNDQTSTHFWARIAEYYNTNQKGEQARTGRQCKDHWNKMNQKVARFNGCYKRVQQAHHSGWSD; this is encoded by the coding sequence ATGGAAAAGTCTAGTATTGATTTGAATTGTGAAATATCATCCTCTGAAACCCAACCTGAACATGATGTTGAAGGGTTGGAAAATGTAGTTCTACACAATGAAGATGAATCAAGGCATAAAGGTAAAGTCAAATGGAGCAAGGAAGCCACTATACTTCTGATAAGTGGATGGCTTAATACATCTAAGGATGCCATTGTGGGGAATGACCAAACTTCTACACATTTCTGGGCTCGGATTGCAGAATACTACAACACCAACCAAAAAGGCGAGCAAGCAAGAACTGGAAGGCAATGCAAAGATCATTGGAACAAGATGAATCAAAAGGTGGCGCGTTTCAATGGGTGTTATAAACGAGTACAACAAGCACATCACAGTGGTTGGTCTGATTAG
- the LOC133812718 gene encoding protein SHI RELATED SEQUENCE 1 → MAGFFSLGSSSTSTPASAAAAAAATTRRGSTSAAQEEDDDNNNHNQTTTHTGIPGHPETFFWYNVKQHSNNNNSNNHDHQTNTTATFELWQQQQQQQAALLHLQTIPTRSHHHHHQDLYSSAAALGVGPSSYRSVGGGGGASITVDSSDEHQSSSARFMMMRSSSSGGGGAGGGGVVGGGVSCQDCGNQAKKDCIHMRCRTCCKSRGYDCQTHVKSTWVPASKRRERQQQQQQLSSLQHQPHQQPKRLRDNNALMISSSRLQTNTSSGMEVGNFPAEVSSQALFRCVKVSSMEDNDDQYAYQTAVNIGGHVFKGILYDHGPESNYNMGGETSSGGGGGGGGGGNQVQPLDLITVAATASTAAGATEASPSGAFDPSSLYQQPPLNTYIAGTQFFLPPRS, encoded by the exons ATGGCGGGGTTCTTCTCTTTAGGATCGTCTTCCACGTCTACACCGGCTTctgccgccgccgccgccgccgccacAACCAGAAGAGGTTCGACTAGCGCTGCCCAAGAAGAAGACGACGACAACAACAACCATAACCAGACCACTACTCACACCGGAATTCCAGGTCATCCGGAGACTTTTTTCTGGTACAACGTCAAGCAGCATagtaacaacaacaacagcaacaatcATGATCATCAGACTAATACGACCGCTACCTTCGAGCTctggcaacaacaacaacaacagcaagcTGCGCTTCTCCATCTCCAAACCATCCCCACTCGgtctcaccaccaccaccaccaagaTCTTTACTCCTCTGCGGCGGCTCTAGGCGTTGGGCCTAGTAGTTACAGGAgtgttggtggtggtggtggtgcttcGATCACCGTTGATTCTTCTGATGAGCATCAGTCTTCGTCGGCGAGGTTTATGATGATGAGGTCTTCTTCTTCTGGTGGtggtggtgctggtggtggtggaGTAGTAGGAGGCGGAGTGAGCTGTCAGGATTGCGGGAACCAAGCGAAGAAAGATTGTATTCACATGAGGTGCAGAACCTGTTGTAAGAGCCGAGGTTATGACTGTCAAACTCATGTGAAGAGCACTTGGGTCCCCGCATCTAAGCGCCGAGAACgacaacaacagcaacaacagcTCTCTTCTCTCCAGCATCAACCGCATCAGCAACCCAAAAGGCTCAGAGATAATAATGCCTTGATGATTTCTTCTTCTCGATTGCAAACCAATACCTCATCAG GCATGGAAGTTGGCAACTTTCCGGCTGAAGTAAGCTCACAAGCGTTATTTCGATGCGTCAAAGTGAGCTCCATGGAAGATAATGATGATCAGTATGCATATCAGACGGCTGTGAACATCGGCGGCCACGTGTTCAAGGGAATTCTCTACGACCATGGCCCCGAATCCAACTACAACATGGGTGGCGAAACCTCCTCCGGTGGCGgcggcggtggtggtggtggtgggaaTCAAGTTCAGCCTTTGGATCTTATCACAGTTGCTGCCACGGCCAGTACTGCCGCCGGAGCAACCGAAGCTTCTCCGTCTGGAGCGTTTGATCCTTCTTCTCTATACCAACAACCTCCTCTCAACACTTACATAGCTGGTACGCAATTCTTCCTACCTCCAAGATCTTGA